A single Microbacterium protaetiae DNA region contains:
- a CDS encoding malate dehydrogenase: MTATTVTITGAGGQIGYALLFRIAAGDMLGPDHPVRLRLLEIPQGLKPAEGAALELQDGAFPLLRDVEVTDDAAVGFDGCNIALLVGSRPRGPGMERADLLAANAGIFGPQGAAIQKHAAADVRVVAVGNPANTNALIARTSAPDLPDDRFTALTRLDHNRAVGQLAAILDVSPGAIRDVAIWGNHSATQFPDVAHATVDGTPALDALAARLGGAEQAAAWVDDEFVPRVARRGAEIIEVRGSSSVASAANATIDHVRDWMLGRSDGWTSAAVVSHGEYGVPSGLISSFPVASDGSGYRIVEGLDVDARARARIDASVAELVAERDAVAAAGLLGS, translated from the coding sequence ATGACAGCCACCACCGTCACCATCACCGGCGCGGGGGGCCAGATCGGCTATGCCCTGCTGTTCCGCATCGCGGCTGGCGACATGCTCGGGCCCGACCACCCGGTGCGGTTGCGTCTGCTCGAGATTCCGCAGGGGCTGAAGCCGGCCGAGGGCGCGGCGCTCGAGCTGCAAGACGGAGCGTTCCCCCTGCTGCGCGATGTCGAGGTCACCGACGACGCCGCGGTCGGCTTCGATGGCTGCAACATCGCGCTGCTGGTCGGCTCGCGCCCGCGCGGGCCGGGCATGGAACGAGCCGATCTGCTCGCGGCCAATGCCGGCATCTTCGGCCCGCAGGGCGCAGCGATCCAGAAGCACGCCGCCGCCGACGTGCGCGTCGTGGCCGTCGGCAACCCCGCGAACACGAACGCGCTCATCGCGCGCACATCGGCCCCCGATCTGCCCGATGACCGGTTCACCGCCCTCACCCGCCTCGATCACAACCGGGCCGTCGGACAGCTCGCCGCCATCCTCGACGTGAGCCCCGGCGCGATCCGCGACGTGGCGATCTGGGGCAACCACTCGGCGACGCAGTTTCCGGATGTCGCACACGCGACGGTCGATGGCACCCCGGCGCTCGACGCCCTGGCCGCACGCCTGGGCGGGGCGGAGCAGGCAGCCGCCTGGGTCGACGACGAGTTCGTGCCGCGAGTGGCGCGGCGTGGGGCCGAGATCATCGAGGTCCGCGGGTCGTCGTCTGTGGCATCCGCGGCCAACGCCACCATCGACCACGTGCGCGACTGGATGCTGGGACGCAGCGACGGGTGGACGTCGGCCGCCGTCGTCTCGCACGGCGAGTATGGGGTGCCGTCCGGCTTGATCTCGTCGTTCCCGGTCGCCAGCGACGGCAGCGGATATCGGATCGTCGAGGGACTGGACGTGGATGCCCGGGCCCGGGCCCGCATCGACGCGTCGGTCGCCGAGCTCGTCGCCGAGCGCGATGCCGTGGCCGCGGCCGGGTTGCTGGGGTCTTAG